The window GTGCCACCATGGACGCCGACGATATCCTTATCGCTGATTACCCCGTCACCGTTCAGGTCCTTCCACGCAACCAGATAGTAGTAGCCCTCGACGACGTTCTTGAACTCGAAATCGGATGAGTCGAGGACGCCGGTCTTGGAGGCGACGGTCATGACTGGGTCACCGGTCAGGTCGGCCTTCTCGTACAACGCCACCTTCGTGTTCTGCACGTCACCGGTCTGCCCCGGCTGCAGCAGCAGCGTGCCAACCAGCTTCGTGGTTTTGGTACAACTGCCCAATAATGCCACGGCGGCAACGAACGCGAACAGTACGACTTTTCTCAGCATCGAGCCTCCTTGTTCTTCGTTGACTTCGGCCTCGTTCGGTCTTGCCTGCTAGGCTCGTGGATACACATCGAGCCATGCCTGCGTATCATCTTTTCCGGATTGTAACACGTTGAAGTGGATGGTCAAGGTTTTTCGTGCCTGAACTTAGTCGAGGCCGGGTAGACACTCGTCGCGCCTGCGTTGGCTGGATTCAGGGAAAGACAGCAGCTCTTTTCAATGGGCGGTCGCAGCACCGGTCCGAGCGGGCGAGTCCGAGCGGGCGAGCTTGAAAAGCAGGGGTCAGGCAGGTATTATCAGGACGTTGATTCCCGCGCTGCTTCTGTGTCTGGCGGGCCAGCTTCACAGCGGCGATACACTTGAAGCGGTCAAGTTTGAGGGCATGCATGCCTTCGGCCCTCGCGTTCTCGCGTCGCTGGTCATGACCCAGGCCAGGAAGCCGTCGAGCGAAATCCAGCTCAGCAACGACATCGCGGTCCTGGAGGCATTCTACCACAATCAGGGTTTCCCCTCGGTCGAAATCGAAAGGCAGGTCACGCGCGGCAAGCGCCGACCGGTCGTGACGTTCAACATTACCGAGGGCCCGCGCACGCGGGTGAGCGCGATAGCGATCTCGGGTAATTCGTCGGTCGGGACGGAACGGCTGCTGAAGGAGCTGTCGGTCAAGCCCGGGCGGTTCTTTTCGCAGGCTGAGGCCGACCAGAGCAGCGGTGCGCTTGAAACCTACTATCTCAATTCCGGCTACCCGTATGTCCACGTGAAAACGGAGATCGCCCGCACGGACTCGCTGGCCACGCTTACGTTCGACATCAGCGAAGGCCAACTTTGCCACGTGAGTGACGTGCGGGTACGCGGTAACCGGACCGTGCGCGCAAGGACTGTGCTCCGAGCCTCGGAGGTCAGGCGGGGCGAGCTGTTCAACCAGGAGCACCTGCGCGAGGCACAGCGACGCCTGTATGCAACCAAGCTGTTCTACCGCGTGACGTACTACGTCATGGCGGAGAGCAGTCCGGGGACCGATTCCACCAGGCGGGAGATTCCGGATAGCGTCGTTGTCCGGTTCGACGTGGTCGAGCAGCCGTATCGGGGTGTGGCTTTCGGCGCCGGGGCCGAGGTCCCGCCGACCCGGGCAATCGTGTCGGCTAGCTGGGAGCACGACAATGTGTTCAATAGCGGCCACACGCTGATGATTGGCGGCGAGGGTGGCCCCACGCTTTCCCCCTTTGGGGACTATCGGCTGGCTTTTGATGGTACGTACCGGGTGCCATATCTGTTGTTGACGCGGGTTGACTTTCAGACCCATCCCTACTTTTCCTACGAGCGAGTTGACACGAATCGGTTGCGGGAAATAGGAATCGAGACCGGCATGAGCCGGAGCTTTGTTCCTCAGTTCACTGCCGGCCTCACCAACCGGCTCAGGCTTATCTCCGATACCGCGTCCGGCATCACCAGCTCGCTGGTGCTGACCGGTCATTATGACACCCGCGACGACATCTTCGACCCCAGCCAGGGGTTGTCCGCCCAAGTCGCGGTCGAGGGCGCGGGCGGGCCGCTTGGCGGCGAGAACGACCTCTACAAGCTGACCGGAGACGTACGATGGTATCAACGGCTGGGTATCGTGCCGCAACCGCTGGAGCAGGCGAGCGGCGACTTCGTGGTGGCGGTGCGCGCCATGGCCGGCAGCGTTCGTCCGTTTGGGAAATCAGATTCGGTTCCATACTACGAGTCATTCACCCTGGGCGGCGGCAATAGCCTGCGCGGGTACGGGGACCGTTCCATCGGGCCGGATACTTCGACCGTGGCTGGCTACCGCTATGGCCCAACTGTGGTCAACGGGAATCTTGAGTTGCGGTCGCCTTACATAGCACGCCTGGTCGGGCTGGTGGTATTCGGCGATGTTGGGGGCATGGCAAACGACCTGCGCTCACTCACGTACGAATACAGCGCGGGAGCTGGCATACGGGTAAAAACCCCGGTTGGGCCGGTTCGGCTCGACTGGGGCAAACGCCTGCGGAATCCGCCGGGAAACGACAAGGGCCAGTTCTATCTGGGGCTGTTGCATGCGTTCTAGCTTCTGGCGCATCCTGGCGGGAATCCTGATTGCGCTGGCCGCGCCGATTGTCGTTGTTCTCAGCCTCGCCGTGCTGATATTGTCGGTGGCGCCCGTGGGCAGGTACGCGCTCAGCCAGGCGCTGGTGCGAGGCGGGCCGCGGTTCGGGCTTGACGTGAGGTTCGGACGCGTAGAAGGCAATATCATGCGGAGCATCACATTTGATGACCTCGTCCTGAAACTCGGCCCTGATTCGCTGCGGGTGAAGAGGCTCTCTCTGACCTACGACCCGTGGGCTTCCATCGTGCACCGCAGCTTCTCGGCATCCGCGGCCAGCGCGTTCCAGCCCACGGTCTTTGTCAGCTCCAAACGGTCCGAGCCGCCCGGTCCGAGCAGCAAGAACCAGTACCCGCCGCTCAGGATCGGGCAGTTCAGCCTGTCCGAGGGCAGCGTGTACGTTGACACGGCTGAGCGCCTTGACTCGGTCAGCCTCACGCTGAATCTCGTGTCAGCACCGGTGCAGATGCTGATGCAGGTGTCCGATGTCAAAGCGCGCCTGAGCCGCGAACGGGTCTCGGTCAGGAACCTGGCGGGCAGCGCACGGCTGACCTCGGATTCGCTGGTAGTGACCGACCTTGTGGCGAAGACCGCGGCCTCTTCGTTGCGGGCGGACCTCAGGATGGCGTTAAGCTCCGGCGGCGTGGCGGCACGGGTTGAGAGTCTGTCCGTCAGCCTGCCGGAGTTGATCTCGGCGGTCCCGGTCGGGCAGAAGGCCGGAGCGGCGACTGCCGGGCAGCGCAGCGCGGTCCAGGGCCGATTCCGGCTGGCGGGAGGCGTGGGGCTGGAGAAGAACCAGCCATCGGCAAACGTGCGGTACGAGGCCGATGGACTCGTGTGGCAGGCCATCCGCCTGCCGGCAATCAGCGGCAGCCTGGACCTGGCGGATTCGGTCGTGCGGCTGACAATGTCCGGCGCGGATTCCACGCTCGGCAGCGCCGACGTGGCCGGGCGACTGGACCTGCGTAGGCTCGACTTCTCCGGCTCGGCGAAGCTGACCGGCGTCCGGGTGCGGCGGTTCGGTTCATCGGTGCCGAACGTGAAGGTCGATGCCGAACTGGCAGTCTCGGGTCGCGGATTCGACTCGGTCGCCGCCAACGTTACGGCCAGCGTACCTGACCTGGGTGTCGAACGGCTGGCAGCATCCGGCACTTATCTCCGGTCCGGCCAGCGTGCTTCGGTAGAGCAGTTTGAACTAAGTGGGCCGGTCGGCGCCGTCTCGGGCCACGGGAGCTGGCAGAACGGTAGAGTCGAGGCCGATGTCCGGATGGACAGCTTCAACCTCGGCATCGTGGCAAGACTTGAATCGCTTCCTTTGCAGGGCCGGGTCTCCGGCACCGTCACCTTGGCCGGTACTGCCGACACCATTCAATCGACTTCCGAGCTGTCGGTCTCGCGTCTGTCCGTGGCCGGCTTCAGCGCGACAAGGGCGCGGGCCGATTTCACCGTGGCGGTCGGACATGAGCTTTCCGGGCGGTTGCAG is drawn from bacterium and contains these coding sequences:
- a CDS encoding BamA/TamA family outer membrane protein, with the protein product MIPALLLCLAGQLHSGDTLEAVKFEGMHAFGPRVLASLVMTQARKPSSEIQLSNDIAVLEAFYHNQGFPSVEIERQVTRGKRRPVVTFNITEGPRTRVSAIAISGNSSVGTERLLKELSVKPGRFFSQAEADQSSGALETYYLNSGYPYVHVKTEIARTDSLATLTFDISEGQLCHVSDVRVRGNRTVRARTVLRASEVRRGELFNQEHLREAQRRLYATKLFYRVTYYVMAESSPGTDSTRREIPDSVVVRFDVVEQPYRGVAFGAGAEVPPTRAIVSASWEHDNVFNSGHTLMIGGEGGPTLSPFGDYRLAFDGTYRVPYLLLTRVDFQTHPYFSYERVDTNRLREIGIETGMSRSFVPQFTAGLTNRLRLISDTASGITSSLVLTGHYDTRDDIFDPSQGLSAQVAVEGAGGPLGGENDLYKLTGDVRWYQRLGIVPQPLEQASGDFVVAVRAMAGSVRPFGKSDSVPYYESFTLGGGNSLRGYGDRSIGPDTSTVAGYRYGPTVVNGNLELRSPYIARLVGLVVFGDVGGMANDLRSLTYEYSAGAGIRVKTPVGPVRLDWGKRLRNPPGNDKGQFYLGLLHAF